A segment of the Trifolium pratense cultivar HEN17-A07 linkage group LG7, ARS_RC_1.1, whole genome shotgun sequence genome:
tttaattcaaagtctatattggaatttaatttcttaaatttgcaaattattttcaaacgtgttgcgggtttgggtttgagtggaaaaaacccgaacccaatgagTATgagcgtgggtgttgttttgccacccgaacaacctttgggtttgggtgatgatttcgggtgtgagtttggtaagtgtcaaactcGCACTCATGAGTGCCTGTTGTCATCCCTACCCGCAACTGCGAACGGAAGGGGACTGAAACCAcatgatgtcagaactgactgcGATCCATTTTACCATCCTTAGTTATATGAACATCATGTCGCATATGTACTCCAATACGCCATAAAATTACACCACCTAAAAGTTAAAACGGTGTTTATAAATTTTGGGTTTTGTGATGTTGTACTAAGTAGCTTCTTATATTTCTCTGTACAATAAGCTTTCTTCTTTGCATCAGCTTCTTTCACCAAAATGGTTATAAGTTCTctgcttgttttgcttttaagATTTAACTACACACAAGTACTTTTGACACAttaattttttagtattttattttttccttgtTCTTTCTCTTAACACATATATGCAACTGACACCCTCATAGCCTCTCCCCCCTCTCTCTCATAGAATTTCTGGATCTTAAGCTATTTCATGacatattgatttttttttaattaatttcatgattttttattttttttaataaatttcatGAGTTATGGGAAAATTATTATGagttttgatatttttcaaTGATAGATCGGACACTAAAATATTAATAGTAGTACAATACAACAtctgaaaaataatattatgtatAAAAGTCAGAAACAAGAAAGGGAAGAAACAATCATATGATAAGTACTAGACTGACTATATACAAATTTTGTATTATATGATATAATTGTATGTGTTTGTGTGTTCAATCTTATATACTATTGTGTAAGATCTAGGGCTTTTACCAAAATCATGTTCTAAATAATTGAAGGTTAAATGAAGCAATTTATTAAACTTTTAAACACTTATAAGAATATATGGAGTTCTTATGCTTTGTCTATATCTCTTTTATAAGTGTTTAATCTTTCGGTTCATCATTGTATGAATACTTTATTATCTTCCATTTTTATCCCTAGCTATATATCACTAGGTTTGGAATTACTCTTtgaatctctctctctcctctaagaatttttttttaataagcaaaatttgaattataagaaaTACAAGGAGTACTCAACTCTTACAATTCAAGAACAGACACCTTATAAACTTTGAAAGCTCTAAGAGATTTCTTAATTAGCCAGCaacgtgtatttttttttcatattttttcaattaGGTATAGGTTTTTGAGATTGTTCATCTCATGTTTAAATTTCCTCTAtatctttctatattttatttttgaaaaaaaaatcttcatcttctttttatTATACTATTACTATCAGTAATTTAGTttcttttagaaaataaatgtgATTTTGTGAGAAAAAATGGACAATTAAGTTTATCAGCATAATATATTCCATAAGTGTAGCCGAGTTGTAACTATTAGGAACATTATTGGAGATGTCGGATTTCAAATCTAgaattatctatttttttttatatttaaagtgTGTGAGTACTCTGCTACTATATATAGATATTTAAAATGGTTTTTCTATTTCTCTATATTTTTCAATTAGGTGTAGACTTttgtgattttaatatatttgccattcctgtgtcaaaaaaaaaaaaaaattaccattaaaaaaaaaaactagatccTTAATATTTTGACGATAACTTGATATTTATGAGCTATTCCACTTATTTTGAGAAATATAGgtttttttatcttgttaaaCTGACATgcttttagaaaaatacacaTGTAAGTATAACTTaatgatattgtattttataaatagattttattttcaaatataatttctctttaatttttacatttaacccaacattttttttaataataaaaagttgTATTATTAATAAGCGGTACAAAGCGTACTTAAAGCTTACAATACAATAATCGTTAAATACAAAGAAGACACTAAAGGATTAACATACCAATCTGAATAAAAATAGATACATTGTCGATTCGCATGACcaataaaccaaaaccaagaaataaaCTTAATTTGATCTACCAAGTTAACATAGTTCGGTAAAATATGCCTCTAAATTACCAAATATAGGCACCAATATTGTTACGAAACTTCCAAATACACCAAATTGTAATGAACCAAATCAAGTGTTTCATCGTTGACCTTTTTAAATGCCATCAAAGAAATTGAAATGCTCCCATCCCTCTTCAAAATGAATATAGGCACACCCCAACATAACCGGTTATAAATTTTCCTCCAAACAAATTGCAGAAAGATGCAATTAgataaaggcttaattagtaaaatggtcccttaaagacatttttggtttcagattggtcccttaaagaaaaaaagctccaaataggtcccttaaagaaaaaaaagtccgaataggtcccttaaagacatctccgttaatcaatttggtccctaaaaagaggtctaaataggaccaaactgattaacagagatgtctttaagggacctattcggatttttttttttttaagggacgtatttggacctttttttctttaagggaccaatctaaaaccaaaaatatctttaagggaccattttactaattaagccttagaTAAAATACCAGTGAATATCAACCAAAGACATCAACTTTTGAAGGAATGTCATTTTTCCATGACAATTAATCCAACATTGAAACGACCTTACGGTGTGAATGTGTTGACTTAATTTCATGACATTATATATAGATCTACCAGTATAATTTTGTGCTTAAAGATCATTGGAATTGGAAAATTACCATTGTTTATTACTCCacatttatatatgtgtgtgAGTCTAGTCACTatgctacttgacaaaaaaataaaatatattatataaaagataattacacatgaacaaATGGTAGACGGACAATATTAAGCTGCACTGTTAAACCTTTCTATATAGCAAAActcaatctttgaaaaactacatTCATAGACCTAAGCATTTTTAATGTCATTGTCTTTTGCCTTtgcgaaaaaaataaaaaaattcataggcCTAAGCGACACAATAGAGTTTCCCAACTTGTGGAACTGTGGGTTGAAGATTTTAGTGTGGGATGGGCAACCCTCCAAGTTGCTTCAAGAAAAATGGTTAAACACGAGAAAACATGCTCTAACAATTAACACGTTTTTATACTATTTGCATTTGAAACTTTTGACGTGgaattaaatttgaattgtCTGATCTTAATTATATCGAATAGTCCAGATGCACTGTAGAATATTTCTCTTGATCATGTTGGTGTGGAATTAATTTCATCTTTGGTTTGGCTGTATTTCTGGATTGTTTGGGTATTTTTGGTTTGACAATATTTCTGGTTTGTTTTTGTCTTTCTGAATTATTTTGTGTACTTTTCCATTGTTTTTTTCTTAGTTTATCTTTGTCTTTCAtattaagtaattaattttgtaatgGGAGCGAATATTCCTTGTACAGCCTAATTtacttaatatatattttattttcaattaaaaaataaaattggtaaattttattataaattttttttgtttatattggAGCTGAGGATGGAATCCAAGACCTCATGTATGCtactaaaattcaaatttctgactactagatcaaatatattggcttaaatttttatttccattaatccagaaattttttaacatttcccttgggttttttttcctattatgtatttccttaaaaaaaaaaatttactcaaTGTATTTCCTTAAATTTTTAAACACAATGtatatatattcttaatttatTGGCCATCATTTCTATTGACAGGACTTCCAAAACTATTGAGCGATACCAACGATGCTCATTTAATCCACAACAAGATGACCACCAAATCGATTGTGAAACACAGGTATGTCATCACAAtgatcactaaaaaaaattgaaataatgatacataattataaaaagaaaaaagcaaaaATTATGTCTCTGTTATCGGTTAAAAGTGTAATTCAAATTTCTGTTATGTTAGTTAATACTTAATACTaagtagttagttagttacaatGATGGTTAGAAGttattcaaataattaatgaCCTATTTGTTGTCTAAAAAGCTTAAAGAATGTTACCGGTACCTCAAAATTTAAAGGATCTAACTGTTATAAACACGAAACTTAAAAAACATCGAAATATATTTggtctttcttttttcttttgacggTGGCAACTTTTCTAACGCATATAATGTATTTAATGCAATATAATTtcaaagtaattttttaattatttttgtaatgaaaattttaaataattctaGGTGAtgtatagattttttttttaataataataattttatatcttATGTTTTGGAAAGCAGAGTTGGTACCAAGAGGTGTCTAAGCTGAAGGTTAAGTATGAGGCTCTTCAAAAGACTCAGAGGTACTATTATACCCATTTTACATATATTGTAtagaattttaatttcaatacgGGTGACTAGATACCAtctttgttttcaaaattgttACGATGCATATTGGATTGACGGCGAATTTGATAGAATCAAACTATGTTATTGTGATATAATTTGGTAAATACTATACACTCTAAAGTTTTAACATAATCAATGTGTTATCGTAATTTTGTTTAACTCACCGTCAATCTAAATATGGAGATACATATGTTAATTGATTACCAAGAAGAAGGACTCATATTGAATAGtaacaattatttaaaaaaaaaatcctagaaAAACATGTGAAAATTTACTTTACAATCTATGTAATGTCATTTCAGGCAGTTGCTTGGGGAAGATCTTGGACCTTTGAACATAAAGGAGCTGCATAATCTTGAGAAACAACTTGAAGGTGCTTTAGCACAAGCTAGGCAAAGAAAGGTGTAGTGCACCCATCTACATGCATCATCTTTTATTGTTTTGCTAGTTTTCCTTTGGTTGTAAACATGATTAAAATTGTTCACGAATTCTAGTTCAACTggtagaaatgtcgaaattattAGGCCGGACGtcatgatcggggttcgaacctcaatCACTCCAATTTGTGTGTGTTGAGTTTTCAATGTCTATTCATTTCGATATACGCGGTCGCAACTGCAGTTGTGATATTGTTGAGAAGAGTGTTAAAAACTTGCGCGTTAGAAATAATTTAGAACAATGGTTATGATTAATGTATAGAAATATTGGCTAAGGGTTATAAAGAAAgatacaaattttatttatggtTGATCATACctgaaattttatttcaatttgcAGACACAAATTATGGTTGAACAGATGGAAGAGCTTCGCAAAAGGGTAAGATTAATTATGACAAAAATTATGTTctctgattttattttatcatctaAGTCAAAATTACCTTGTTAAAAGTTCAATTATTGTCAAAtttaaacactttaatttcttcATTTGGTCAGTTTCAGAATTCATTCACACTAAATTAGTACTTATGTATCTTTGAGATCAAAATAATTtctcaattttgatatttttcaaCCATTTTGCAGGAATGCCATTTAGGAGACATGAACAAACAACTAAGACTCAAGGTTACATAGGATTGTGTACTAtttctttatgttttttggTCAAGTGATTTATTAGCGACTCATAACTTATAAGTGTGGAGAAGGGGATTGGATATCACATAGTTACTGCGTCAATGCAGTAACGGTGGTAGAGCGTCcgataaaaaatgaatgaagttGAAAACtgtgttaaaatattaaataaataggAAATAAATTTCAACCGCCCGCAAATGTCTAATGCATGTAACTGTGTGAAACAGCTACAATCAATATCCgtgaaaaagtgaaaaattcTGAATTCAAACTCAAACCTCTACCAACTGATTAGTTCTAGTTTAGAGATGGATTGTGTACCATTCCTAGCTAGTGCAATAAGCCACATGtctacatttttattttttatttttatttttttttgaaacaacattttttttttattttatttaaattgagGAAATTATACtatcttatttaattattctttttaattcttgcttcaaaatattattttcagcTTGAAAGCGAGGGATTTAATCTTAAAGCTATGGGAAGCTTGTGGAGTTCTAATTCAATTGCTGGAAATAGCAACTTTACCTTTCAGCCACCTCAAACCAACCCTATGACTATGAATATGGATATTCAAGCAGAACCCTTTTTGCAAATAGGGTAAATgaaatttctttcatttttgcATACATAATCACTGGATTTGAATTAGTTAATCAGATGAGTATATAATCTTTACTAATCATAACAATTGACCTAACATAACaatgttaaataaattataatgttAATTAGCCTTTTGATTGGCCAGATACCAACAGTATGTTCAAGCTGAGGCATCTAATGTTTCAAAGAGCATGGCTTGTGAGACTAACTTCATGCATGGATGGATCCTTTGATAAATTGAATTAATCAAGTATAAGATTTACCTACTGTTTATATGCCTTTAAGATTTATGTTTTGGCAATAATTATTATCAACACAAGATTGTATCTTTGTGGAATGGCAAACTGCAGACTcctatagtatatttttgtaattggatacaaatatagaaaatcgtcctttacttatatttaaaataatattttttgtttgttggatattccgccttcattgcggtccgcccccatctgcctaattgcggcatttgagttgccttcattgcagcctccaacaccttcattgtgttgggtgtgaaggggtggatttagtcccacattgctaagagatatggcctgtgtagcgtttatatagctttggcaaccctcaccttacaagccggttttgtgaggatgagttaggcccaatataaaatttgacatggtatctgagcctatcctagatctattgttgggcttcccgcatcgtccacgcttcaggcccattgggcctgagcgtgagggggtgtgttggatattccgccttcattgcggtccgcccccatctgcctaattgcggcatttgagttgccttcattgcagcctccaacaccttcattgtgttgggtgtgaaggggtggatttagtcccacattgctaagagatatggcctgtgtagcgtttatatagctttggcaaccctcaccttacaagccggttttgtgaggatgagttaggcccaatataaaatttgacatggtatctgagcctatcctagatctattgttgggcttcccgcatcgtccacgcttcaggcccattgggcctgagcgtgagggggtgtgttggatattccgccttcattgcggtccgcccccatctgcctaattgcggcatttgagctgccttcattgcagcctccaacaccttcattgtgttgggtgtgaaggggtggatttagtcccacattgctaagagatatggcctgtgtagcgtttatatagctttggtaaccatcaccttacaagccggttttgtgaggatgagttaggcccaatataaaatttgacatggtatcagagcctatcctagatctattgttgggcttcccgcatcgtccacgcttcaggcaGCGTGAggggtgtgttggatattccgccttcattgcgatccgcccccatctgcctaattgcggcatttgagctgccttcattgcagcctccaacaccttcattgtgttgggtgtgaaggggtggatttagtcccacattgctaagagatatggcctgttagcgtttatatagttttggcaaccctcaccttacaagccgattttgtgaggatgagttaagcccaatataaaatttgacattgTATCAGACcctatcctagatctattgttgggcttcccgcatcatccacgcttcaggcccattgggcctgagcgtgagggggtgtgttagatattccgccttcattgcagtccgcccccatctgcctaattgcggcatttgagttgccttcattgcagcctccaacaccttcattgtgttgggtgtgaaggggtggatttagtcccacattgctaagagatatggcctgtcaCTACTAGAAAAGCTGTTTTTAGCGTCGGATGAAAGCCAACTCTAAAGGGCTAAAAACCGACGCTAACACTCTTTTAGAGTCGGATTAGCGTCGGGGTCGGGGTTGAAGCTAAAACGCTTGAAGCTAAATCATAGCGTCGGAAAACTACCATCCGACTCTATGTTAGAGTCGGCTTAGCCGATTCAAAGCCTGACTCTATTAGTATCCGACGCTTATTATATCCATTTCTGAAAAGTCAACAAAATTATGTAGCCTCGGTCAGGCCGACTCTAAAGTCAACATATGAAAAGTCAACAAATTTCGTAGAGTCGGATCAATCCGACGCTAAACagcataattattttaaaaaaaattataaaaaactacACCTGATAATCATTATTGCATCTAATACAACAATATAGGAATCACACATCAAATCAAATCCACCACAAAAAGTCATAATGCATAGTTAGAGACTTAgagtaataaattttttagtaagaaactaaaaataacAAGGTACTACTAGCACAGCAAAATTGATGTCAGTTGACTATGTTCAAACTTGTTCAATCTTAAAAGTAAGTTGAAGCCATACTTTAATACAACGTACACATAATCATCATGAATAAAAAgcttaataaaattacaatatatGGTAAGCAAGATTTAGTGTAATTGATGTACACCAACTAGCTCTCTATAAAAACAAATACCTTGTAACATATATTCTCCGGTTCTTATATATACATTATGAAAGTCTTGACTTTTTCATTGCAATAAGCTTGAATCTGAACCTGAACAATGAAGAGTATTAGCAAAATGTCAGATTTCCTCTTATGTGTTTATAACAACTCATCAGGGAACAAATCCTTTTCAAGATTATTGGACTACAATTGAAAAAATTAGCATATCAATAATTAATTTCTCAAAAAAACTGTACTACCACAGCACATATCTAAATtaagaaaaacataaacaacTATGAATAAATTAGTAATAAGTTGGACAAATGTGAAAAGCAAAATCCATAAGAGAATGAGTACACAAAGCAGAAGAAGGGTGAAGTTATTCGGGAATGAAGCAAAGAAACTACACCACTACAATCATACATATAAAAGCAAAAGCTTACCCTACAAATAATTTCAATTTGTCAAAtacttacccaaaaaaaaataaaccattcTTTTAAAGTGTCTCTGTGTTCCTCTTTGTCAAATAGACTCCAATTATAGATAGGCATATAAAACGTCTTTCGTATTGCGTAATTTATGGCCTTTGCCACTTCACCAGAGCCTGCAAAGTATTGAAAGAATCAGATTTATCAATCAGTCATGAAATAATTGcacacttaaaaataaaaatgcatcaTGTAGTAATACTAGATATATAATCATATATGTAACTTACCCTTTACCCAAAGGTCGTATAATGATCTTCCCATTTTCATCAGTCATATGCACAAAAGGAGGAACATTCCCTTGACCCACCATCTCCTCATCGGATATTTATTGCACATTATTCTCCTCTATCAGAGCCTCACGTGAGGCGCATTGTGAAGTGCCAACCATTGTTCGAACGCCCATTCCTGGAGTTGGCATAAACATGAATACTTCAGGGGTAGAACTATGGGCCGATGCTGCAGGCTGAGCCAATGATGCAGGCTTAGCCGATGCTTCAGTATGAACAAATGACTCGGTGGTAGACTTCTGAGAAGGTGCTGCAAGCTTAGCTGGTGCTTCAGGCTGAGTCAGTGCTGCAATATGAACAAATGACTCAGTGGTTGACTTCTTGTGACAAATGCGATTCCGCTGATCACTAAGTTTTCCCGGTGGTCAACTGTTAGTCAACTTTTGTCATAAAATACAAAAGGTTAGAacaaaattaagtaaaaataaatcgTTTCATATGAATTCATCAACGACAAAATTCAAGGCCTATAAATTGGAGagaaaaacaagtaaaaaagGGTGGAGAAAGAAGAGTAGAATAATAATACTACCTACCTTCAACTATGGTATCTCCTGCTCACTTTTTTGCAAATGCTATAACGAAATTGGCTTCCTTTTCCTATTGCTTTTCTACTTGATAACCagtaaaaaataagataaaaaattcaTTACTTAACCAACAAATGTTATAATGTAAATTGCACATAAATGAAAACGTGGTTGAAGAATTACTATGTAGAAGTGAATGTAAATTGCTATAAATAGGCACTTAACTATTGACCAAACAAACAAGTAAAAATTCTGCACTGATAATGAACAAAAGGTCCAATTTTTTACACTGATAAAATTTTACTTAAGTAAAACTACGAAATATTCGTGAAATTCTGCACTATTAGAGATACTCTCTCTTTACATTCTATTATGCACTGATAATTCTGAAGTAAAACTGGGAAATTTTACACTCGAGTCTCTTTCCACAATCTGATAGACTTTTAAGTGTATGCAATGAATCTATAGTAGTTTTAAGAgggattttataattaaaaaaataaacgaGTACAAGGAGTGGAAACTTTGATCATCATATTAGAATACACATAACCAAAGTACATCAAAACTGAacaaatctaataaaaaattctGATAAATCCACTTTCAGTGTAGAATGATATTATTAGTTCATTTCTACTAGTAATACTATGTGATATTGCAGAAAGAAATAGTAGCTAAACAATAACCAATTCTATATTCCTTGCAACCCCCTAATACACAATATAGTAGCTAAACAACATTATTGCTGCTAAACACTACTCTCAGTTACAAGTCTGTATCATGTctcaaagagaaaaaaaaacattaaatttcaaCGCTTCCATTCAAGAAGATTGAGCtggaatattaaaaaaattcagtcCAATCTCCAAATTTACTTCTAAAGTCACACAACAACACTTTTAAAGTTACAACACTACAAAACATATGAACAAAAGAGCCTTAATATTTTTCAAGCAACCTTTCTTGACAAACATAATTCTTGCATAATTAAGCTTATTCCAAAACAACTCAGTTTGTGCAATATTCCCCTAGTTTCCTTCAGGACAGATCATATGCAAAACCAATTTTTAACCCAATTACCTATTCTTTCTAAGGAGCTATTAGCTTTGAGCCATCATCTTCCAACAATAACCATTAAACAAAagattcatttatttaattaattgttatgtATAATGAAAAGACAACAAAAATATTGTCTTATGTATACAAATAATATTAATCAGAAATCAAAAGATGTGGGTGCTTCagtcaacaaaaatgaaatcaacaaaaaacaacaatcaCAAATCAACATGTTACCACTTTGAAAATAGATTCAAATAATTTCAATcaacaaaatttcacaaatcaaatagattaaaaaaatcaggAAACATAAATAGGTGTCTGTCAACAAACCTCTCCCACGATGTACCCAATATTCTTTTTCTCCAATTACAGTGGGTGCTTGAAGAAGAGACAGGTGACGTTTGAGAAAGGGAAAGAGGATACGATTGAGAAACCAGTGAAGTTTGAGATCTCCGGTGAGGTAAGGGAAAGGTGAGTGGTGAGTGATTCAGTCAACGGTGAGGGGTTTCGGTGGATTTCGGTCGGTTAGTGAGTGATACCGGCGAGGTCGAGTGATTCGTGAGTGAGTTATGTGACATTTAGGGATTTTGTGAGTTGTTGGTTCATCGAGTTAGGGTTTTGTGAGTTTGTGAGTGAGACGCTTTgttcagagtttttttttctcttgtgaGTGAGTTTGTaagtgaaatgaaataaaagagagaaatattgtttttttcttgactaagataagagttttttttttttgacaaatgatAAGAGAAGAGTTGACAATTGGGATTGTGCCAAAAAAATAAGAGGGAAAAAAATGAGGGAAATTATTTTGGGTAAAAAATATCTGCCAAAAAAATAAGAGGGAGAAAAGTGAGGGAAAAATTATTGGGTAAAAATATCTGTCAAAAAATAAGGGAAATTCTTTTTGGGTAAAATAATATTAGAGTCGGATGGCCCCAGCTAAAATGTAGCGTGAGTCTTTTTGTGGCTTAGCGTCGGATAGGCCCAtgctaatattttaaaaaaattaattaaataagggtgTTGTCTAGCGCAGGTCAAATCCGACTCTAATCCGACTCTATTAGCGTCGGTGTCGGGGGCCGACGCTAAAAACGGACTCTAAAATCCTGTTTTCTAGTAGTGtgtgtagcgtttat
Coding sequences within it:
- the LOC123896026 gene encoding agamous-like MADS-box protein MADS3, with product MGVMTSKTIERYQRCSFNPQQDDHQIDCETQSWYQEVSKLKVKYEALQKTQRQLLGEDLGPLNIKELHNLEKQLEGALAQARQRKTQIMVEQMEELRKRECHLGDMNKQLRLKLESEGFNLKAMGSLWSSNSIAGNSNFTFQPPQTNPMTMNMDIQAEPFLQIGYQQYVQAEASNVSKSMACETNFMHGWIL